TCAGACACTTCTAATAAATCTGTTCTACCTACTAAATCGTCCATCTTCGTCAATCCTAATGAAGCTAAGATTTCTCTTATTTCCTCGGCAATAAAGTACATAAAGTTAACGATATGATCTGCTTTACCTGTAAATAATTTACGCAAGTCACCATTTTGTGTTGCTATACCTACTGGACATGTATCTTTATGACAAACTCTCATCATAATACAACCAAGAACAACTAATGGCGCTGTAGCAAACGCAAATTCTTCTGCACCTAACATACATGCTAATGCAACATCTCGACCAGTCATCAATTTACCATCTGTTTCTAATGTCACTCTTGATCGTAATCCGTTTAACATAAGTGTTTGATGTGTTTCTGATAAACCAATTTCCCATGGTAAACCAGCATGTTGAATACTCGTCTTAGGAGATGCACCTGTACCACCATCATAACCACTGATAACAATTTTATCGGCATAAGCCTTTGCTACACCAGCAGCAATTGTACCAACGCCAGATTTAGATACTAATTTAACACTGATATCTGTTTTTCTATTAGCATTTTTCAAATCATGAATCAGTTGTGCTAAATCTTCAATTGAATAAATATCATGATGTGGCGGTGGTGAAATCAGACCAACACCTGGTGTTGAACCACGCACTTCAGCTACCCACGGATATACTTTCGTACCTGGTAATTGTCCACCTTCTCCAGGTTTAGCACCTTGTGCAACTTTAATTTGCAACTCTTTAGCATGTTGTAGATAATCACTCGTTACACCAAATCGTCCTGATGCAACTTGCTTAATCGCACTCATATAATTTGTTCCATCTGGTTTCACAATAAATCGTTCTGGATTCTCTCCACCTTCACCACTGTTACTACGACCACCTATACGGTTCATCGCTTCTGCTAAAGTTTGGTGTGCTTCTTGAGAAATTGAACCAAAACTCATTGCACCTGTCTTAAATCTCGTTACAATGTTGTCTGCTGATTCAACTTTATCCAAATCGACGGCGCGTGCCTTTTTAAAATCTAATAAGTTTCTCAAATGGCTCATACGCTCATTATCCGCTGATTCCGAATATTCTTTGAACATATCAAAGTTGTTATCTCTACAAGCATGTTGCAATAGATGAATCGTTTTCGGATTAAAAGCGTGATGTTCACCTTGTTGTCTCCATTGGAATGTACTACCAGAATTCAGATATTCAATACGCTCTGATTGTCTTGCTTTATTCTCTCTGTCGATTGTAGCAATAGAAATACCAGAAAGTTTTGAAGGTGTACCTGTAAAGTATTTCTCGATGACATCTTTACCTAGACCCACCGCTTCAAATATTTGTGCACCTTGATAACTTTGTACTGTTGAAATACCCATCTTAGCCATAACTTTGATTACACCTGCTGATAATGTTTGACTGTACGTATCAACATTTTCTTCAACAGTGCCTTCAAGACGACCTTCGACCGTTAATGATTCGATTGTATAGTGCGCCAAATAAGGAACAACAGTATTCGCTCCGTAACCGATTAAAGTCGCTAAATGATGAACTTCTCGACATTCTCCAGAATACGCAACAATACTTGTATCTAATCTTTGACCAGTTCTAATTAAATATTGATGGATATGGCTGACTGCTAATAACATTGGTATCGCAAATAAGCCTTGTTCATCATCAACAGATTCATCTTCTAACACAATAATTTCAGCACCATCTTTAACTGCTTTAGATACCGTTTGACCTAATGTATCAAGTGCATCTTCAAGTGATTCTGAATACGTCGTTGCAACTGTAGCAACTTTAAAATGACTTGCTTGAATATGTTCAAGTTGAGCTTTAGATAATACTGGGTGGTTTAATTGGATTCTATTTGTATTCTCTTTACTTGGTTCTAATACGTTACCTTCTTTACCTAAATACACCATTTCACTTGTTACAATTTTCTCTCTATAAGAATCGATTGGTGGATTCGTTACTTGTGCGAAATGTTGTTTAAAGTAATTAAACAATGATTCAGGTCGAGTACTCAATACTGCTACTGGTGTATCAACACCCATAGCGCCAATCGGATCTTTTTTCTCTGTTACGATTTCTGACATGTATTTGTTAATTTCTTCTTTTGTATAACCAAAACGACGTTGTAGTTGGAAGACTTTTTCGCTTTCAACTTTTGATGCTGTAGCAACAACTTCGTTTACATTTAATACTTTGTCACTAATCCACTCATCGTAAGGATGTTCACTCGCAATGCGGTGTTTCAACTCATCGTTCTCAATGACTTTATTCTCTTTAAAATCTACTAATAATAATTTACCTGGGTTTAGTTGCCCTTTATATACGACATGCTCTTCTTCAACATCGATGACACCGACTTCTGAAGAAAAGATAATTTCATTCGTATCTGTAATTGTATAACGTCCAGGTCTTAAACCATTACGGTCTGTTAAAGCACCTAATTTATCACCATCACAGAAACTGATCATCGTGGGACCATCCCATGGTTCCATTAAATAACTATAATATTCATAAAAAGCTCTAATCTTAGGATCTTGAGTATCGTTATATAACCAAGGTTCTGGAATTAATAACATTGCAGCTTGTTCAGGTGGAATGCTTAAACTTAAGAACTCTAACGCATTATCTACAATCGCAGAGTCACTACCTGATTCATCTAATACTGTCCCAATTTTGTCTTTAACATCGCCAAAAATCGTCTCTATGAGTCTGTCTTGACGTGCACGCATCCAGTTCACATTACCTTTAATCGTATTGATTTCACCGTTATGCATTAACAATCTGTTTGGATGGGCTCTCTTCCAACTTGGGAAGGTATTCGTACTAAATCTAGAATGGACTGAACCAAATTTTGAAACGTAATCTTCATCTAATAAATCTATATACAGCCCTTTAATTTGGTCTGAACGTAACCAACCTTTGTACACGATTGTTCTTCGAGATAGACTTGCGAAATACAAATCTAAATTTTGTTCATCTCCGTATCTTTCAATTTGTTTACGTGCTATAAACAATGAACGATCAAAGTGTTCACTTGATGTACTTTCTACAAATACCTGTTGTATGTGTGGCATCGTTTCTGCCACGTGTGTCGCTAATACGGAAGTATCCACTGGAACTTCTCTATATGAAATAACACGTAATCCCTCTTCTTCAAAGAATGCATTAAACTGCGCTTCATGTTTACTGCCAGCTATTTTTTCATCAGTAAAAAACATACCTACAGCATAATGTTCTTCTTCAGGTAAATCGAGTTTTAATTTTTCTTTAAAATAGAGGTGAGGTACTTCTGTCATAATACCAGCACCATCACCAGTAATACCGTCAGCACCAACGCCACCTCTATGATCTAGCCTACACAGCATTTCAATTGATTTTAATACAATATCATGTGACCTTTTGTTGTCCATATTGGCATAAAAACCAATTCCACAAGCATCATGTTCGTCTATAGAATCATACAGGCCAAGTTGTCTTCTATCTTTCTTAAATGACATACGACATCACCTCAACAATAAATTTCAGAATCTTCAATAATTGATAGTCTTCATCATACTTTAAAACAACTTATCTTAACAATATATAAAATAGATGAAATATATCTAAAAATTAGATAAGATAAAAAGTGAGGTGATGATATGGAGATTAAACAATTAATTTATTTTAGAGAAGTTGCTTTAAGAGAGCACATTTCAGAGGCAGCTTTAGAATTAGAAATTGCACAATCTGCAGTCAGCAGACAAATCGCTAATTTAGAAAAAGAATTGAATACGACTTTATTTTTAAGAGAAGGTCGAAACGTTAAATTGACAGATAGTGGAGAAAAGCTCCTCTCACAAACGAATCAAATATTAAATTTAATCGACGAAACGAAAGAACTGTTTATTCATAATGAACAAAGTGGTTCACCTACTATAAAGTTAGCTTATACCGAAAGTTATGTTTCGCAGGCACTCCCAGCAATTATTAAATCTTATGAGAGAGACTTTAACATAGACATTCGTCCGATCATGATGACACCTGTCGAAATTGAAGAAGCGCTCATCTCTCATCAAATCGATGTCGCACTCTGCGAATTAACGCCTAAATTACTTAACAATAAATATACAATCAAACACACATTATTTGAGGAAACGTACAATCTCTATGTGCATAACCAAAATGATTTATCGATGAATCCGAAACCGCCTTTATCACAACTTAGTCATCAATATATTTATCATTTCAACACGTTACCTGAACAGATTTCTCAACTTATCAAAAAACATGCATCACAGAAGACTTATCCAATATCAAACGTAGCTTTACTTAAACAAACGCTTCTATCTCAAAAAGGCGTACTCATCATACCCGATTATTTAAGTAACGGTATAGACAACGAGCACCTCGTTAAAATACCACTCACACATACCGAATTAAAAAGAACCATTTATATCGTTTTTCAAGAAAACAATCAAAACAATCAATTAAACTCATTCATCCAACACGCGCGTTCTTTATTACAAAGACAAGCAACATATCATTAAGGAGGTCCGTCTTAATATGGATTTTATTAATAGAACAACAGAGCAAATAGCTGCTGACTTGCTTGGTGTGAGAATGATACATGAAACGAAAGACATCACATACACAGGCTTTATCGTTGAAACAGAAGCTTACATTGGAAAAATAGACCAAGCATCTCATTCATTTAATGGAAGACAAACGAACAGTGTTCAGTCACTTTATTGCGAAGGTGGCACTATTTATGCCCACTCTATGCACAAACAATTATTGATTAATTTTGTTGCGCAAGAAGAAGGTGAACCTCAAGGCATATTGATTAGAGCCATCGAACCAGAATTCGGTATTGAACAAATGATAATGAATCGAAATGGTAGATTAGGTATTGAACTAACAAACGGTCCAGGAAAACTTACACAGGCACTGAATATTTCTAAATCATTAGATGGTACGAAAATCAATGCAGGTTGTCTTAAAATTGACACACAACATCGAAAGTTCCCTAAGAACATCGATACATCGCCAAGAATAGGCGTTCCTAACAAGGGAGAATGGACAGATAAACCTTTACGATTCACCGTTTCCGGCCATCCATACATTTCAAAAGCTAGAAAACGCGACTCAATACCAAGTCATGAAACATGGAAATAATTGAAGTCATAAAACAAAATGCGTATACTATGTTTGATTCAAATTAAAAGAAAATCGACGGTGTAAACGACATGAATATACAACTCAAACAACCCTTTAACTTGGCCATCATTAGTTTCATCATTCTCGTGATAGGCGCAGTTATCTTCACGCAACATAATACTCAGTTTTACAAAACGCCCATTGGACAAATCACACAAATTACCAACAAGCAAAGTGAAACGACTATTGATCAAAATAAAAACAAAGACACATTGCACAAAGAACATATCCATATCAAAGTATTAAACGGCAAATATAAAGGAGACACGCTGACACTCTCCCATAAATATACCGATTCTTTGTCAGACTCTGAAAAATATAATAAAAATGATAAATTGCTACTATCGTATAAAGGAAAAGAAGACACCGCCATTATTAAAGGATTAAAACGTGATTCATCCGTTGTATTAATGATTGGTATCTTCCTATTAACACTACTCATCGTTGGAAGAAAGTCAGGTTTGAATTCCATCATTTCACTGACAATCAATATCACGGTATTACTCATGGTTATTGATTATTTCATGAAACATGGTAACCAACACTTCTTCTCACTAATGTCAGTGACGGTTATCTTTTCAACAATTGTATCTTTATTGTTAGTAAGCGGCTTTAAACGAAAGACCTATGTCGCCATTATCTCTACATTACTTGGTACATTTTTAAGTATCGGGATTTCACAATTGGTTATGACACTGACAAATAGCAATGGTATAAAATATGAAACTATGAGTTTCTTAACGATACAACCGACACAGATTTTTCTAGCATCCGTACTCATCGGCTCTCTTGGAGCGGTTATGGATGTCGCTATTACATTAACAAGTTCTTTATATGAAATTAAAGCACAACAGCCAAATATTTCTTTAAAACAATTAAGACAGTCCGGTATAAATATTGGTAAAGATATAATGGGAACAATGACAAACATTTTATTCTTCGCTTATTTATCAGGTAGTATTCCAATGATTATCCTCTATTTCAAAAATAGCAACACCGTTACATATACATTATCTATGAACTGGTCTTTAGAAATAACAAGAGCACTCATGGGTGGTATCGGTATAGTCATCACCATACCTATTACCATTTTCGTAGCGATGATATTTTTAAAGAGAGAGGAGGCTAACCGATGAACACAACATTCGTATTAGCTCTCGTATTGTTGGCACTTATGATTATATTCGGTGGTAAAAAAGGCTTCCGCTCTTTTATCACATTGTTCTTAAATTTAATAACATTATTTATAGCATTGATACTCATCGTATATAAAACACCTATATTTATTGTATTGATTATCTTCTGCCTGTTAATCGCGTGTATTAACTTGTTCTATATTAACGAATATAATACAAAGACCATTGCCGCCTTTATCGCAACAATCCTATCAACGTTAATATTAATAGGACTCATATACTACATCGTCGACATTTCAATGTTGCAAGGATTTACAGAAGAAGAACAAGATGAGACATATATCTTTTCAATGAACGTTGGTATCAACTACGCACAACTAATGGTATTCACCATAGTGCTAGCCGTCATAGCAGCAGTCATAGACTTAAGCATATCCATCAGTTCACCTATGTATGAATTATATGAAGCACATCCAAATATATCCCTGAACCAACTATTCAAATCAGGATTAACGATAGGACGAGATATACTCTCAACAACAACAAATACCATTTACTTCGCCTACATAGGCGGACAAATCACGTTGTTCTTCTGGTTCGGAAAATTGAATTATACATTTGGAGAAATTATTAATGCTAAAATATTCGCTGCAGAAATTATATCCATCCTATTAGGAGGCATCGCAGTCAGTATCGCTATACCAATCACATCAGCCATCACTGTACAGCTGATCAAAAAATCTCAACTTAAACATGATAATAATGAAAAAGCCCAGGACAATTAATTTTGTCCCGGGCTTTCGTCGTTATTTGGATGGAATTGCGTTTACTTTACTTCTATTATATAGGTTCTAAATTATTTTCAATTTCTTCTCTTCGGTCTTCAAGAAATTCTGGTAAATCTAGGTTTTGCCCTATTTGTTCAACATCATCATACGGTAATCCTGGTCCTTCTGTCGCGAATTCGATTAATATATGCGAATGTCTGTAATACAGACTCTTAAAGAAGTCTCTATCTACGATTCCTGAGTGTACCACTTCTTTATCATCTAATAATGATTTCACTTTATTAAGTTCATCTTCATCAGCTACTGATAAAGCTAAATGATGAACACTGCCTTTTCCTGGTCTTTCTTTAGTACCTTTTTCTTCTTTCAACACAATATCACTATACAATCCTGCTTGATCAATTGTATAAATCAATTCACTTTCCGAATCAACCAACTCGAAATTCAAATCATTTTCTAGGAAATCTTTCATTTCAGAAACGTCATCTATTTTAAATTCGATTGGCCCCATACCCATGATTTGGTGTTCATTCGGCACATCAGTGTATCTATTATTTCGCCAATCTTGTGGTGTTTTTCTATCTTCGTTTGGTAATAACACCATTTCTAAACCTTCATGGTCTCTAAAATGCAATGCCATCATGCCGTTATAAATACCAACTGCATCATGATCGACATCTAATTTTTCAAAACGTTCTTTCCAATATGACAAACTCTCCTCAGATGGCACTAATAATCCAATTCTCGATATTGTATTCGTACCTTTATAAGTCTGACCCATCGGCTTAATTTCAAAAAATGTTAAAGACGTACCCGGTGTTCCCACTTCATCTCCATAAAACAAGTGGTACATTGAAGGATCATCTTGATTCACTGACTTTAAGTACATACGTAAACCTAATTGATTAACATAAAAATCTTTATTCAACTTTGCATCTTTCGTTAACATTGAAATATGATGATGCCCTAAAATTTTTACCATTACAGTACCTCCTATGATTTATCTACATTATACGCGTTCAAGAACACACATTACAAAAATTAAACTCCAATATAAAGACACCAGTCATAGTGACCGCTCTATGACTGGTGTCTAGTTAAGCGTATTTTTCGTATAAGTAATTAAAGATGTCTTCAAACCCTTGGTCCCATTCCATTTCCACTATGCTTTTAATTTCATTTTTGTACAAATTCATGAACACAGAAACGGTTTCGCGATGACTTCGAGAGTTATTTAGATCATTAACCTTTACTAACGTCTCGTATATTTCAGATGGCAAATGGTGTGCAGCTTTCTTCCCAAGTAACGATTTTTCAGGATAATATTTATATAAGAGTACTTTCGTTACATGATTAAGCGCATTATCTATCATTTGTGTCGTCCACAAATGCTGACCTCTCTCAGCGATATGATCATATTGATATATAAACCAGCAACTATCTATTGCGGAATCATTGAACATTTCAGTTGTTAATCTTAAATCTTGTTCTTTGTAATGATTTAATCTATGCCCTGGATCGTATAGGACCTTTATCACATCTGTTTGAGGATAATCATTTTCATAAACAATATAGCAATCAATATGTAACATGTCTGTATACACGCCAATGATTTGCGGACAAATGATTTCTATTAAATCTTTATACAAAAGTTTA
The Mammaliicoccus sp. Dog046 genome window above contains:
- the gltB gene encoding glutamate synthase large subunit; its protein translation is MSFKKDRRQLGLYDSIDEHDACGIGFYANMDNKRSHDIVLKSIEMLCRLDHRGGVGADGITGDGAGIMTEVPHLYFKEKLKLDLPEEEHYAVGMFFTDEKIAGSKHEAQFNAFFEEEGLRVISYREVPVDTSVLATHVAETMPHIQQVFVESTSSEHFDRSLFIARKQIERYGDEQNLDLYFASLSRRTIVYKGWLRSDQIKGLYIDLLDEDYVSKFGSVHSRFSTNTFPSWKRAHPNRLLMHNGEINTIKGNVNWMRARQDRLIETIFGDVKDKIGTVLDESGSDSAIVDNALEFLSLSIPPEQAAMLLIPEPWLYNDTQDPKIRAFYEYYSYLMEPWDGPTMISFCDGDKLGALTDRNGLRPGRYTITDTNEIIFSSEVGVIDVEEEHVVYKGQLNPGKLLLVDFKENKVIENDELKHRIASEHPYDEWISDKVLNVNEVVATASKVESEKVFQLQRRFGYTKEEINKYMSEIVTEKKDPIGAMGVDTPVAVLSTRPESLFNYFKQHFAQVTNPPIDSYREKIVTSEMVYLGKEGNVLEPSKENTNRIQLNHPVLSKAQLEHIQASHFKVATVATTYSESLEDALDTLGQTVSKAVKDGAEIIVLEDESVDDEQGLFAIPMLLAVSHIHQYLIRTGQRLDTSIVAYSGECREVHHLATLIGYGANTVVPYLAHYTIESLTVEGRLEGTVEENVDTYSQTLSAGVIKVMAKMGISTVQSYQGAQIFEAVGLGKDVIEKYFTGTPSKLSGISIATIDRENKARQSERIEYLNSGSTFQWRQQGEHHAFNPKTIHLLQHACRDNNFDMFKEYSESADNERMSHLRNLLDFKKARAVDLDKVESADNIVTRFKTGAMSFGSISQEAHQTLAEAMNRIGGRSNSGEGGENPERFIVKPDGTNYMSAIKQVASGRFGVTSDYLQHAKELQIKVAQGAKPGEGGQLPGTKVYPWVAEVRGSTPGVGLISPPPHHDIYSIEDLAQLIHDLKNANRKTDISVKLVSKSGVGTIAAGVAKAYADKIVISGYDGGTGASPKTSIQHAGLPWEIGLSETHQTLMLNGLRSRVTLETDGKLMTGRDVALACMLGAEEFAFATAPLVVLGCIMMRVCHKDTCPVGIATQNGDLRKLFTGKADHIVNFMYFIAEEIREILASLGLTKMDDLVGRTDLLEVSERYYSHPKARELDLAALLFANDGERHRSTNQNHHLDEGFDLTKLYEDAKASIDHGEKFVGSYNIRNTERDVGVITGSYITEVHGEPGLPEDTIHVKTFKHAGQSYGAFTPKGMTLHHTGDANDYFGKGLSGGKLILNAPNEDREEDIIVGNVCFYGATSGTSYINGRAGERFCVRNSGVNVVVEGVGDHGLEYMTGGRVVILGDVGRNFGQGMSGGVCYAMPTDVEAFKKEHALDTLEFEVLKDKDEISNLKHMLEEHVKYTNSSKAREVLASFDTIIESVVKVIPKDYKLMMQKISIHKLESEEDALLNAFFDDRKSIDDEEELASVY
- a CDS encoding nucleotidyltransferase domain-containing protein, which translates into the protein MRYENALESILPKMKNVNGVVAIFLKGSIARGENDAYSDLDLYVMLKHDVMVETVYGDIVKALEAYRKLLYKDLIEIICPQIIGVYTDMLHIDCYIVYENDYPQTDVIKVLYDPGHRLNHYKEQDLRLTTEMFNDSAIDSCWFIYQYDHIAERGQHLWTTQMIDNALNHVTKVLLYKYYPEKSLLGKKAAHHLPSEIYETLVKVNDLNNSRSHRETVSVFMNLYKNEIKSIVEMEWDQGFEDIFNYLYEKYA
- a CDS encoding DNA-3-methyladenine glycosylase, which encodes MDFINRTTEQIAADLLGVRMIHETKDITYTGFIVETEAYIGKIDQASHSFNGRQTNSVQSLYCEGGTIYAHSMHKQLLINFVAQEEGEPQGILIRAIEPEFGIEQMIMNRNGRLGIELTNGPGKLTQALNISKSLDGTKINAGCLKIDTQHRKFPKNIDTSPRIGVPNKGEWTDKPLRFTVSGHPYISKARKRDSIPSHETWK
- a CDS encoding YibE/F family protein, encoding MNTTFVLALVLLALMIIFGGKKGFRSFITLFLNLITLFIALILIVYKTPIFIVLIIFCLLIACINLFYINEYNTKTIAAFIATILSTLILIGLIYYIVDISMLQGFTEEEQDETYIFSMNVGINYAQLMVFTIVLAVIAAVIDLSISISSPMYELYEAHPNISLNQLFKSGLTIGRDILSTTTNTIYFAYIGGQITLFFWFGKLNYTFGEIINAKIFAAEIISILLGGIAVSIAIPITSAITVQLIKKSQLKHDNNEKAQDN
- the gltC gene encoding glutamate biosynthesis transcriptional regulator GltC, giving the protein MEIKQLIYFREVALREHISEAALELEIAQSAVSRQIANLEKELNTTLFLREGRNVKLTDSGEKLLSQTNQILNLIDETKELFIHNEQSGSPTIKLAYTESYVSQALPAIIKSYERDFNIDIRPIMMTPVEIEEALISHQIDVALCELTPKLLNNKYTIKHTLFEETYNLYVHNQNDLSMNPKPPLSQLSHQYIYHFNTLPEQISQLIKKHASQKTYPISNVALLKQTLLSQKGVLIIPDYLSNGIDNEHLVKIPLTHTELKRTIYIVFQENNQNNQLNSFIQHARSLLQRQATYH
- a CDS encoding ring-cleaving dioxygenase; this translates as MVKILGHHHISMLTKDAKLNKDFYVNQLGLRMYLKSVNQDDPSMYHLFYGDEVGTPGTSLTFFEIKPMGQTYKGTNTISRIGLLVPSEESLSYWKERFEKLDVDHDAVGIYNGMMALHFRDHEGLEMVLLPNEDRKTPQDWRNNRYTDVPNEHQIMGMGPIEFKIDDVSEMKDFLENDLNFELVDSESELIYTIDQAGLYSDIVLKEEKGTKERPGKGSVHHLALSVADEDELNKVKSLLDDKEVVHSGIVDRDFFKSLYYRHSHILIEFATEGPGLPYDDVEQIGQNLDLPEFLEDRREEIENNLEPI
- a CDS encoding YibE/F family protein; translated protein: MNIQLKQPFNLAIISFIILVIGAVIFTQHNTQFYKTPIGQITQITNKQSETTIDQNKNKDTLHKEHIHIKVLNGKYKGDTLTLSHKYTDSLSDSEKYNKNDKLLLSYKGKEDTAIIKGLKRDSSVVLMIGIFLLTLLIVGRKSGLNSIISLTINITVLLMVIDYFMKHGNQHFFSLMSVTVIFSTIVSLLLVSGFKRKTYVAIISTLLGTFLSIGISQLVMTLTNSNGIKYETMSFLTIQPTQIFLASVLIGSLGAVMDVAITLTSSLYEIKAQQPNISLKQLRQSGINIGKDIMGTMTNILFFAYLSGSIPMIILYFKNSNTVTYTLSMNWSLEITRALMGGIGIVITIPITIFVAMIFLKREEANR